From one Anopheles bellator chromosome 1, idAnoBellAS_SP24_06.2, whole genome shotgun sequence genomic stretch:
- the LOC131216724 gene encoding vacuolar protein-sorting-associated protein 25 has protein sequence MGAFEWPWEYSFPPFFTVQVQPKTKEQQLNTWKELVLNYQRHERQALLNIAEDTPLFVNKELSRKLSSDGRLWVLEELEKTGHAAPIDKRKQQWEVYWHTLAEWANLVHDWATANGMTNTVCTIYELVAGDTSVGEEFHGIDQGVFKKILKTLEARGRCELIAFDDNEGVKFF, from the exons ATGGGTGCTTTCGAGTGGCCATGGGAATATTcgtttccaccatttttcac AGTGCAAGTTCAGCCAAAAACCAAAGAACAGCAGCTTAACACTTGGAAGGAGCTGGTGCTAAATTATCAGCGACACGAGCGGCAGGCGCTGCTCAACATTGCCGAAGATACTCCGCTGTTCGTGAATAAGGAGCTGTCGCGTAAGCTTTCGTCGGACGGCCGACTGTGGGTGTTGGAGGAGCTAGAGAAAACGGGTCACGCTGCCCCGATCGACAAGCGGAAGCAGCAGTGGGAAGTCTACTGGCACACACTGGCCGAGTGGGCCAACCTCGTGCACGACTGGGCCACCGCTAACGGGATGACAAACACGGTGTGCACCATTTACGAACTGGTGGCTGGCGACACCAGCGTCGGTGAGGAGTTTCACGGGATCGATCAGGGAGTTTTTAAAAAGATACTGAAAACACTCGAAGCACGGGGACGCTGTGAGTTGATTGCGTTCGACGACAACGAGGGAGTGAAATTTTTCTGA